A genomic region of Oceaniferula marina contains the following coding sequences:
- a CDS encoding arylsulfatase, giving the protein MRYIKDIKLALLFIPLRKTDETIESFKAVRKCTSWSTRVPSVLLLGISILSLTSASGKEIQPNIILVMTDDQGYADLGCHGHPFLKTPNIDKLYGEAIRFTDFHASPACAPTRSALMSGKAPFKVGVTHTAEPRARLKLGTVTVAEALKSNGYVTGIFGKWHLGWENEYQPENRGFDEVFIHGGGGIARSQPKAETPLKNGKEKGYFNPFLKHNGSFVQTEGYCTDVFFQQALGWMKSNVDQNKPFFAYIATNAPHSPYIVDPKYSSPYKDKCDLHTANFYGMISNTDENMGTLMSSIDKWGIRDNTILIFMTDNGSSKGSKVYNAGMKGKKCQPSEGGAKVPLFIRWPQKLTAGLDVDRLTRHYDLFPTLLDLSSGQLPAGLELDGRSMVPLMKNPQTKEWEDRNTFIHVAKWPTGKRDKHKYANFAVRNERWRLEGPFKKNNTTLKDTRIQLYDIKNDPGQTTDVSKKHPEIYKKMLSSYEQWWELCLPLMINEDADAAKENPFLEQYEKQRAESGIPKWTRPRF; this is encoded by the coding sequence ATGCGATACATCAAAGACATAAAGCTAGCCTTACTATTTATACCACTCCGCAAAACAGATGAGACGATTGAAAGTTTTAAAGCTGTGAGGAAATGCACTTCGTGGTCTACCAGAGTTCCGTCTGTTTTGCTACTTGGTATTAGCATACTCTCGCTGACTTCCGCCTCAGGAAAAGAAATCCAACCTAACATCATCTTGGTGATGACTGATGATCAAGGTTATGCCGATTTAGGATGCCATGGTCACCCTTTTTTAAAGACCCCAAATATCGACAAGCTCTATGGTGAGGCGATACGTTTCACTGACTTCCACGCCAGTCCAGCATGCGCTCCGACTCGCAGTGCGCTCATGTCAGGCAAGGCCCCTTTCAAAGTGGGAGTGACCCACACCGCAGAGCCACGAGCTAGACTGAAACTAGGTACCGTCACTGTAGCGGAGGCTCTCAAATCGAACGGCTATGTAACTGGAATTTTTGGGAAATGGCATTTGGGATGGGAGAATGAGTATCAACCTGAGAACAGAGGATTCGATGAGGTATTTATCCACGGAGGCGGAGGAATAGCCCGTAGCCAACCGAAGGCTGAAACACCTTTGAAAAACGGTAAGGAGAAGGGCTACTTTAATCCATTCCTAAAGCACAACGGTTCCTTTGTACAAACTGAAGGTTACTGCACGGATGTGTTTTTCCAGCAAGCTCTTGGGTGGATGAAATCTAACGTAGATCAAAACAAGCCGTTTTTTGCTTACATAGCAACCAATGCCCCACACTCCCCATACATTGTAGATCCGAAGTACAGCAGCCCCTATAAAGACAAGTGTGATCTCCATACAGCTAATTTCTATGGAATGATCTCAAATACCGATGAAAACATGGGCACCTTGATGAGCTCCATCGATAAGTGGGGAATCCGTGATAACACGATACTCATCTTCATGACGGATAATGGCTCTTCCAAAGGGTCTAAAGTTTACAATGCCGGGATGAAGGGGAAGAAATGCCAGCCATCGGAGGGAGGCGCTAAGGTACCCCTATTCATACGCTGGCCGCAAAAGCTCACGGCGGGACTTGATGTTGATCGCCTTACGAGGCACTACGATCTCTTTCCTACCTTATTAGACCTGTCCTCAGGCCAACTGCCCGCAGGGCTTGAGCTTGACGGTAGAAGCATGGTTCCTTTGATGAAAAATCCTCAAACAAAGGAATGGGAAGACCGTAATACCTTCATCCATGTTGCCAAGTGGCCCACAGGAAAAAGAGATAAACACAAATATGCTAATTTCGCGGTACGCAATGAGCGCTGGAGGTTAGAAGGCCCTTTTAAAAAGAACAATACCACATTGAAGGACACTAGGATTCAACTCTATGACATTAAGAATGACCCCGGGCAAACCACGGATGTAAGTAAAAAACACCCAGAGATCTATAAAAAAATGTTATCATCCTATGAGCAATGGTGGGAATTATGTCTACCACTCATGATCAACGAAGATGCCGATGCTGCAAAAGAAAACCCATTCCTCGAGCAATACGAGAAACAACGGGCAGAATCAGGTATCCCAAAGTGGACCCGCCCACGTTTCTAA
- a CDS encoding PEP-CTERM sorting domain-containing protein, with protein MMTSHTQQQSICVTDIRDYPKHPPCFYLFLHPKHHNMKTIINTITGLSIALTASTHAASLIIGGSAPTEDVVFSQTSHNNNSGSSVTTSTGQTFATTTAFDLSAISVLKGSTQNGYVVGDQVRLQIFTVTDGATVATNWKTGSGTSDPVASAGITPIFDSAFDITTSGTANIAEGTLLTFDIGNLSLSANTDYGFVFTFIDAAGGPNNMNFKQNTLSNDFANGMKISSSATNNTTSVNQDLAFYVVSAVPEPSSTTLLGLGGLALILRRRK; from the coding sequence ATGATGACATCACACACACAACAACAATCCATTTGTGTCACGGATATCCGTGACTATCCAAAACATCCGCCTTGCTTCTATCTTTTTTTACACCCAAAACATCATAATATGAAAACAATAATTAATACCATAACGGGCCTCAGTATAGCTCTGACAGCCTCGACACATGCTGCATCATTGATCATCGGCGGCAGCGCGCCGACCGAAGATGTCGTATTTTCCCAGACCTCTCATAACAACAACTCGGGCTCCTCGGTTACAACATCCACCGGGCAAACCTTTGCTACAACAACCGCATTTGATCTAAGTGCGATTTCAGTCTTGAAGGGCAGCACTCAAAATGGCTACGTAGTTGGGGATCAAGTACGTTTGCAGATTTTCACTGTAACTGATGGCGCTACTGTCGCCACGAATTGGAAAACCGGATCGGGCACAAGCGACCCAGTGGCTTCTGCTGGCATTACTCCTATCTTTGATTCGGCATTTGATATTACCACATCCGGGACAGCCAATATAGCCGAGGGGACGCTTCTGACTTTTGATATAGGAAACCTTAGCCTATCAGCCAACACAGATTATGGATTCGTTTTTACATTTATTGATGCTGCTGGAGGCCCCAATAATATGAACTTCAAGCAAAATACTCTATCCAATGATTTTGCGAACGGCATGAAGATTTCTAGTAGTGCTACTAATAATACTACAAGTGTAAACCAAGATCTAGCCTTCTACGTGGTATCGGCGGTTCCAGAACCTTCCTCGACTACCCTACTCGGTCTCGGTGGTCTCGCACTCATCTTGCGCCGTCGCAAGTAA
- a CDS encoding sulfatase family protein encodes MMKLKTTLRTIAFAAVSLVITTGDMAAEKPNILFILADDLGYGDLGCYGHPVVKTPHLDQLATQGVRFTDCHSASNNCSPSRAAILTGRHPYRVGIYDFLSGSKPFYLHPEEKSVASMLKAAGYQTMFSGKWHLGGFTDAKGKLARPDAFGFDHWLACEHNFSRDPDSLVRNGKPAGNLTGSQATVTVEECIDWLDSEDRDPNKPFCMFLWLNESHSPITPSREWSDIYNNDAARTAALEVPLGGPGVVRKSNPKLVHRYYGCVAEMDHEVGRLLKVLDDKNLSKNTFVMFTSDNGPEHRQGGSWGSPGVFRGAKGHMHEGGHRVPGIVRWPQKVKPGTVSDVTINGTDILPTLCEVGGAEMTTTVTVDGGSFVPLLLGAKEVSRPQPLFWWMYHSRGGKQAALREGDWKIIAAQTLGGDDKSTKNRAGMHVVKESKLIEFELYNLKNDAGESRDVSAENPERFEAMKKRINAQFLNVQAEARDWPTWGTKLKNNKKSAKQK; translated from the coding sequence ATGATGAAATTAAAAACAACGCTTCGCACGATTGCCTTTGCGGCCGTTTCCCTAGTAATCACAACTGGGGATATGGCTGCCGAAAAGCCGAACATTTTGTTTATACTGGCTGATGATTTAGGCTATGGAGATCTGGGCTGTTATGGGCATCCTGTTGTCAAGACACCACACTTGGATCAACTAGCAACGCAGGGGGTCCGGTTCACTGACTGTCACTCTGCATCTAATAATTGCTCTCCTTCTAGGGCTGCGATATTGACCGGGCGGCATCCGTATCGAGTGGGTATCTATGACTTTTTGTCAGGTTCAAAGCCATTTTACCTTCATCCAGAGGAGAAGTCGGTGGCAAGTATGCTAAAGGCTGCTGGCTACCAGACGATGTTTTCCGGGAAGTGGCACTTAGGTGGATTCACCGACGCGAAGGGTAAGTTAGCCAGGCCAGATGCTTTTGGCTTCGATCATTGGCTTGCCTGTGAACATAATTTCTCTCGCGACCCAGATTCATTGGTTCGCAATGGGAAACCTGCAGGAAACCTGACCGGATCTCAGGCGACAGTTACGGTGGAAGAGTGCATTGACTGGCTCGACAGTGAGGATCGGGATCCGAATAAGCCATTTTGTATGTTTCTATGGTTGAATGAGTCTCATTCGCCGATCACTCCTTCTCGGGAATGGAGTGATATTTATAATAACGATGCGGCCCGAACTGCGGCACTCGAAGTACCACTTGGAGGGCCTGGTGTCGTTCGTAAGTCGAATCCCAAATTAGTTCATAGGTATTACGGATGCGTCGCTGAGATGGATCATGAAGTGGGGCGTCTATTGAAAGTTTTGGATGATAAGAATCTTAGCAAAAATACCTTTGTCATGTTTACCAGTGACAATGGGCCAGAGCATCGTCAGGGAGGGAGCTGGGGCTCACCTGGAGTTTTCCGTGGTGCGAAAGGGCACATGCACGAGGGCGGGCATCGCGTGCCAGGGATTGTACGCTGGCCTCAGAAGGTGAAGCCGGGGACGGTTAGCGATGTCACGATTAATGGCACCGATATATTGCCGACTTTGTGTGAGGTGGGGGGAGCCGAAATGACGACTACCGTTACAGTCGACGGGGGCAGCTTTGTGCCGCTGCTACTCGGCGCGAAAGAAGTGAGTCGACCTCAGCCACTCTTTTGGTGGATGTATCATTCTCGTGGAGGCAAGCAGGCGGCGTTGCGCGAAGGTGATTGGAAAATCATTGCAGCGCAAACACTTGGTGGTGACGACAAGTCCACAAAAAATAGAGCGGGTATGCATGTGGTGAAAGAGTCTAAACTCATCGAATTTGAGCTCTATAATCTAAAAAATGATGCTGGAGAAAGCCGTGATGTGTCCGCTGAAAATCCTGAGCGATTTGAAGCGATGAAGAAGAGAATAAACGCACAATTCTTAAACGTTCAGGCTGAAGCTCGTGATTGGCCGACCTGGGGGACGAAGCTTAAAAACAATAAAAAATCAGCAAAACAAAAATGA
- a CDS encoding sulfatase family protein, with the protein MIYKRMLHLATIALIGLSSVSLQADQTRPNILFVMSDDHTSQAIGAYGGRLQSLNPTPTIDQLAKEGMLMENAFCNNSICTPSRASIMTGQYSAVNGVITLREPLQPKNHYLAIEMKKAGYTTAVVGKWHLKVRPSTFDYYKVVPEQGKYINPEFFEGTYGDTKGTLVKMEGHSSDCITDSALAWLKGRDQTKPFFLKYHFKAPHDRFVYAPRYESYLADVHIPEPASLYERGNHGSIATRGHNDELIHKIGTSIGRRHERRNYIRAWANDPNLSDDEAKSMAYQEYLKRYLRCVKGVDDNLKRVIDYLKKEGLYDNTVIIYTGDQGFYLGEHDYMDKRWCYEEGMRMPLIICYPKAIEKGSRADAIVENVDYAPTMLDFAGVKTLEYMQGRSFKSILETGVEPKGWKQSAYYHYWMHMSSHANPAHIAIRTKRYKLIMFYGTLWFRGADTPSTPPGWELYDLKTDPKEMNNLYDNPEYASVVAELKIELKELRAKYKEDDPQILINKVINDYWDYDEEDRANAIAISNAMKKEVYTKKKKSKKKGK; encoded by the coding sequence ATGATTTACAAGAGAATGTTACATCTTGCCACGATCGCTCTGATTGGTCTGAGCTCTGTCAGTTTGCAGGCAGATCAGACTCGACCAAACATCTTGTTCGTGATGAGCGACGATCATACCAGTCAGGCGATTGGAGCCTATGGTGGACGACTACAGTCGCTCAATCCGACGCCTACGATTGATCAGTTGGCGAAGGAGGGCATGCTCATGGAGAATGCCTTCTGCAACAATTCGATCTGCACGCCAAGTCGGGCATCGATCATGACCGGGCAGTATAGCGCTGTAAACGGTGTCATCACGTTACGTGAACCCCTCCAGCCTAAGAATCATTATTTGGCCATTGAGATGAAAAAGGCTGGCTACACTACCGCTGTCGTGGGGAAGTGGCACCTTAAGGTGAGACCCTCGACGTTTGATTACTACAAAGTCGTGCCTGAACAGGGGAAGTATATCAACCCCGAGTTTTTTGAGGGCACGTATGGAGATACTAAAGGAACTTTGGTCAAGATGGAAGGGCACTCCTCTGACTGTATCACTGACTCTGCTTTGGCGTGGTTGAAGGGGCGCGATCAAACGAAGCCATTTTTCCTAAAGTATCATTTCAAGGCACCACACGATAGGTTTGTGTATGCGCCACGCTATGAGTCTTATCTCGCCGATGTCCACATTCCAGAGCCTGCGAGTTTATATGAGCGTGGTAATCATGGGTCGATTGCAACGCGTGGCCACAATGATGAGCTGATTCATAAGATTGGGACATCAATTGGTCGACGTCATGAGCGGCGGAATTACATCAGAGCTTGGGCAAATGATCCAAATCTAAGCGATGACGAGGCCAAGAGCATGGCTTATCAAGAATACCTGAAACGTTATTTGCGCTGCGTCAAAGGTGTGGATGATAACTTGAAACGCGTCATCGACTACCTGAAAAAGGAAGGTCTCTACGATAACACAGTCATCATTTATACCGGCGATCAGGGCTTCTACCTTGGTGAGCACGATTACATGGACAAGCGTTGGTGCTATGAGGAAGGCATGAGAATGCCATTGATCATCTGTTATCCGAAGGCGATAGAGAAGGGGAGTCGTGCGGATGCAATCGTCGAGAATGTGGACTATGCTCCAACAATGCTGGATTTCGCTGGAGTGAAAACACTAGAATACATGCAGGGCCGTAGTTTTAAATCGATCCTAGAAACGGGCGTGGAACCGAAGGGATGGAAACAGTCAGCTTACTATCATTACTGGATGCACATGTCGAGTCATGCAAACCCCGCGCATATTGCCATTCGAACGAAGCGTTATAAACTGATTATGTTTTATGGCACGTTGTGGTTTCGCGGAGCTGATACCCCAAGCACGCCTCCAGGGTGGGAGCTTTATGATCTTAAGACAGATCCGAAGGAGATGAATAATCTTTACGACAATCCTGAATACGCATCGGTCGTTGCGGAACTCAAAATCGAACTCAAAGAGCTCCGAGCAAAATACAAAGAGGACGATCCTCAAATCCTGATTAACAAGGTGATAAACGATTATTGGGACTATGACGAAGAAGATCGAGCCAATGCCATCGCAATTTCTAACGCGATGAAAAAGGAAGTATACACGAAAAAAAAGAAATCTAAGAAGAAGGGGAAATAA